A DNA window from Seriola aureovittata isolate HTS-2021-v1 ecotype China chromosome 8, ASM2101889v1, whole genome shotgun sequence contains the following coding sequences:
- the si:dkeyp-115e12.6 gene encoding centromere protein F isoform X1, translating to MSWAEEDWTVGLSGRVLQKVKELQVHQDRLSRENKQKQLQLDNIQTSLEKQTVKYEEVRGELQSAQRELQSVREESKAGVIARERLSQEFQTKQAQVCSLEGQLDASRTLNNKLNQEVKRLEAELEKLQNSSRSADTTLFSTPCWNSISPWEQNGSRKEERPGQRDEGQSRALNIRQRLQFSDVPTDSLPRQQHKSTPHRHPSDQSESFSTPLAAFPWERDDTRPAGRRHSPSSPQTSSTDVINQGQSELGICGKEKDHRTVTDKSLSEMQSRVSCLEEELSVKAGTLKSIQNEMVQSKKELTARDLSLQRARDELSLAHTRMTQESERASGAEQRLKQLQEELKCQRQNAESSRLQHQQRAKELEKQHQRDLTELQKERHCLEKQHQQEVNKLNQELQQARALHNALQAQADKLSLQKQALDKELDTLKEKLKWTEKQLQDSQKKEAQTQVKLTEAVREAEGVALSLEQSRKREQGLEEEGRRLAEEKADALRLLKEIQEQKAAPAPPLQPVQFCPVGQSFSPQPSYTLHPRPSAHTKRPTATTRAEQKKEEEEGVDERRAEITASYPSDREPGEGIDSEHITVLISTESESLQRGGHRRKRNEEENKSRNEEIECDSSGMKKHSTFDHVPSSSSHSTTDVLSNTSMDETTPSLKPKQGKASEDLQRENAMLRSEIKDVREELQKRLEDLEAQRRAEAEARTRLKQLSRKHASQAVEKEEQDKEWRAELESERAETERLRKAMAALETEMKSRRELGEKKERQEQEEEKNKVLQDRESEMIELNIQMKKQLSEVKAQLALEREERKREEEERNQIMNTDIDVKKELSTKLAELEAELEELKRNRKEDSLEEEKLSVANSPLTYLTLHDDELNSNIVHCGNKLLHSPEQHLLFCQSTNQLNMLVSQATENLIQEGQTVIDPERSPLLDEGRTGQVASDLEDTRQNCMGESSLSDQQEALSDLQKCESAPSGWAKEVERLQEEKEKETERAKQYQVKLEALQSQVTRQTQQLTMAFEKQSQHISGLLAELQEKESALLSQGEELQRCKQELDAFKAEKEVKERDEKLADTIQLHPKVEKDCAVTFHTTTSLAVGDSTAQRDADQPKTVTFDAETPTPVGSEEDSEALLLGEQRPGSVDSNKTDSNHDSACVMEDVECVQDGATEDVVVELLALQQENRLLKQKMVGFTVSDTSSLALQTVSENQEDQFKQSQNAGDAVVFCLTEQRPPSEQNDITAEGQESLLQNERRRREDEGGDLKREDKRTRDEEELDEVSQLHVNHLEEQVVALQKKVRALSEKTQQQAEELVLWRLASQPTPTFDPLLPNKDNQDRSSAVRQSHSNQEQTDEMTHSQGLSPTQGIQESPGNVTVIREDEVLLSSSSNKLQGRLLFSRLQHSNLPEPKSFHSSKKTAALQEYNQDTAKIDKESEKENQEIIVLQWSDTCPTHHKEKRDNELIQMSSEKTGQQHVTKDLHKVSGLNKTKTTECHPGNPEAKPNASRATNEINTNDSSGSAVRTEMKSVCSQTEEIFYSRSAPTASELHCAYTQTEEEVDEDIVDSPPVSPVPLLEGAESADKILFSGSFPIPADPARLAERIRRNRTQLSAAFDDTEYEPYGLPEVVMKGFADIPSGASCPYIVRRGLLGTTVVSAPQKDLRQEEETD from the exons atgagttgGGCAGAGGAAGACTGGACGGTGGGACTGTCAGGACGGGTCTTGCAAAaggtgaaggagctgcaggTCCATCAAGACCGACTGTCAAGAGAGAACAAGCAAAAACAACTGCAGCTGGACAACATCCAAACTAGCCTCGAAAAACAGACTGTAAAG TATGAGGAGGTGCGTGGGGAGCTCCAGTCTGCACAGAGAGAGCTCCAGAGTGTTCGCGAGGAGTCCAAGGCGGGAGTGATCGCCAGGGAGCGCTTGTCCCAGGAGTTTCAGACCAAGCAGGCCCAAGTATGTTCTTTAGAGGGTCAGCTAGATGCTTCTCGCACTCTCAACAACAAACTCAACCAGGAAGTCAAAAG GTTGGAAGCAGAgctggagaagctgcagaaCAGCAGTAGGTCAGCAGATACAACTCTGTTTTCTACTCCCTGCTGGAATTCAATCTCTCCCTGGGAACAAAATG GGagcagaaaggaggagaggcCGGGACAGCGAGATGAAGGACAGAGCCGGGCCCTTAACATCCGA cagcGGCTCCAGTTCTCAGATGTGCCCACAGATTCGTTGCCACGACAACAGCACAAGAGCACACCCCACCGCCACCCGTCTGACCAATCTGAGTCCTTCTCCACTCCCTTGGCTGCGTTTCCGTGGGAACGGGATGACACGAGGCCAGCAGGCAGGAGACATTCCCCATCCTCTCCCCAGACATCCAGCACTGATGTCATCAATCAAGGCCAGTCAGAGCTGGGGATTTGTGGGAAGGAGAAGGACCACAGGACCGTGACAGACA AATCTTTATCAGAAATGCAGAGTCGTGTGTCTtgtctggaggaggagctgtctGTGAAGGCTGGGACATTGAAGTCGATTCAGAATGAAATGGTGCAAAGCAAGAAGGAGCTCACTGCCAGGGATCTCAGCCTGCAGAGAGCTCGCGACGAGCTTAGcctggcacacacacgcatgacCCAGGAGAGTGAACGG gCATCAGGAGCTGAGCAAAGGCTGAAGCAGTTACAAGAGGAGCTAAAGTGTCAGAGGCAAAATGCAGAGAGCAGCCGACTGCAACACCAACAGCGCGCTAAGGAGCTGGAGAAACAACATCAGAGG GACTTGACAGAGCTTCAGAAGGAGAGGCACTGTCTGGAGAAGCAGCATCAGCAGGAGGTGAATAAGCTCAACCAGGAGCTCCAGCAGGCCAGGGCGCTCCACAATGCCCTGCAGGCCCAGGCTGACAAG TTGTCTCTACAGAAACAAGCATTGGACAAAGAGTTGGACACgctgaaagagaaactgaagtgGACggagaaacagctgcaggaTAGCCAGAAGAAAGAAGCACAGACACAAGTCAAACTGACG GAGGCAGTGCGCGAGGCGGAGGGTGTGGCACTGAGTCTggagcagagcaggaagagggagcAAGGTCtagaagaagaggggaggagactgGCAGAGGAGAAAGCCGACGCCCTGCGTCTCCTCAAAGAAATACAGG AGCAAAAAGCTGCACCAGCACCCCCTCTACAACCCGTGCAGTTTTGCCCTGTTGGCCAGAGTTTCTCCCCTCAGCCTTCTTACACTCTTCATCCTCGACCGTCAGCTCACACCAAGAGGCCCACCGCTACCACCCGAGCAGAgcagaagaaggaagaggaagagggcgTGGATGAAAGGAGGGCAGAGATTACAGCATCTTACCCTTCTGACAGAGAGCCAGGAGAAGGCATTGACTCTGAACACATCACTGTCCTTATCTCCACAGAGTCTGAGAGTTTACAAAGGGGaggacacagaagaaaaagaaacgagGAAGAGAACAAGAGCAGAAATGAGGAGATAGAGTGTGATAGCTCTGGGATGAAGAAGCACTCCACATTTGATCATGTACCCTCAAGTTCCTCTCATTCTACTACTGATGTTCTCAGCAACACCTCTATGGACGAAACGACACCTTCGCTCAAGCCCAAGCAGGGCAAAGCCTCCGAAGACCTCCAGAGGGAGAATGCCATGCTGCGTTCAGAGATAAAAGATGTGCGTGAAGAACTCCAGAAACGACTGGAGGACCTTGAAGCCCAACGACGGGCTGAGGCAGAAGCCAGGACCCGGCTCAAACAGCTCAGCCGCAAACATGCCAGCCAGGCTGTGGAGAAGGAGGAACAAGACAAGGAATggagagcagagctggagagTGAGAGGGCTGAGACAGAGAGGTTGAGGAAGGCCATGGCTGCTttggagacagagatgaagagcagaAGGGAGTTaggagaaaagaaggagagacaggagcaggaggaggagaaaaacaaagtgctacaagacagagagagtgaaatgaTAGAGCTCAATATCCAGATGAAGAAACAGCTATCAGAGGTGAAAGCCCAGTTGGCTTTAGAacgagaggagagaaagagagaggaagaggagaggaaccAAATAATGAACACAGACATAGATGTAAAGAAGGAGCTGAGCACAAAACTGGCAGAACTTGAAGCTGAATTGGAAGAATTAAAGCGCAACAGAAAAGAAGACTCACTGGAAGAGGAGAAACTCTCAGTTGCCAACAGTCCGCTGACATACCTGACTCTCCATGATGATGAGCTCAACTCCAACATTGTTCACTGTGGCAACAAACTCCTCCATTCTCCAGAGCAGCACCTCCTCTTCTGCCAGTCCACCAACCAACTCAACATGCTTGTTTCTCAGGCGACAGAAAATCTTATTCAAGAAGGTCAAACAGTGATAGATCCTGAACGTTCACCTCTGCTAGATGAGGGGCGAACAGGTCAAGTGGCCTCTGACCTGGAAGACACCAGACAAAACTGTATGGGAGAGTCTTCTCTGTCAGACCAGCAAGAAGCTCTTTCTGACCTCCAGAAATGTGAGTCTGCCCCCTCAGGTTGGGCAAAAGAGGTGGAGCgtctgcaggaggagaaagaaaaggagacagaacGTGCTAAGCAGTACCAGGTTAAACTAGAGGCCCTGCAGAGCCAG gtGACACGTCAGACACAGCAGCTAACCATGGCCTTTGAGAAGCAGAGTCAGCACATCTCAGGCCTTCTAGCTGAGCTACAGGAGAAGGAGAGTGCCCTCCTCAGCCAGGGAGAGGAACTGCAGCGATGCAAACAAGAGCTGGATGCATTCAAGGCTGAAAAAGAggtcaaagagagagatgagaagtTGGCGGACACCATACAGCTCCATCCGAAGGTGGAAAAGGACTGCGCTGTCACCTTTCACACTACAACCTCACTGGCAGTCGGTGACTCTACTGCACAGAGAGATGCAGATCAACCAAAGACTGTGACATTTGATGCTGAAACACCAACACCTGTTGGCAGTGAAGAAGACAGTGAAGCACTATTGTTAGGGGAACAGCGTCCAGGCTCTGTAGACTCAAACAAGACTGACAGTAACCATGACTCCGCTTGTGTAATGGAAGACGTTGAGTGCGTTCAAGATGGAGCAACAGAAGACGTGGTTGTAGAACTGCTCGCTCTGCAACAGGAGAATCGgctgctgaaacaaaaaatgGTAGGCTTCACCGTCTCAGACACCAGCAGCCTGGCATTACAGACTGTAAGTGAAAACCAAGAAGATCAATTCAAGCAAAGCCAAAACGCAGGAGATGCTGTTGTGTTCTGCTTGACGGAGCAGAGGCCACCTAGTGAGCAGAATGACATCACCGCTGAGGGCCAGGAGTCGCTACTGCAGaatgagaggagaaggagggaagatgaaggaggagattTAAAAAGGGAAGATAAAAGGACAAGGGATGAAGAAGAGCTGGATGAAGTATCTCAGCTTCATGTCAACCACCTAGAGGAACAG GTGGTGGCACTGCAGAAGAAGGTTCGGGCTCTCTCTGAGAAGACCCAGCAGCAAGCTGAGGAGCTTGTACTGTGGAGACTGGCCTCCCAACCAACTCCAACATTTGACCCGTTGCTTCCCAACAAAGATAACCAGGACAGGAGCTCTGCTGTCAGACAATCCCACTCAAACCAGGAGCAGACTGATGAGATGACCCACAGCCAGGGTCTGTCGCCCACACAGGGTATTCAGGAGAGCCCTGGTAATGTAACAGTCATCAGAGAAGATGAGgtactcctctcctcctcttccaacAAGCTGCAGGGCCGCCTGTTATTCTCCAG actgcagcacagcaacCTTCCTGAACCAAAGAGTTTCCACTCCTCTAAAAAGACTGCAGCACTTCAGGAATACAATCAGGACACTGCCAAGATCGacaag gaatctgaaaaagaaaaccaggAGATCATCGTATTACAATGGTCAGATACCTGTCCAACACatcacaaagaaaagagagacaatgAACTCATCCAAATGTCATCAGAGAAAACGGGTCAACAACACGTTACCAAAGATCTCCATAAAGTCTCAGGGCTAAATAAGACCAAAACAACAGAGTGTCACCCAGGGAATCCTGAAGCCAAACCCAACGCTTCCAGAGCAACTAATGAAATAAACACCAATGATTCTTCAGGCAGCGCTGTtaggacagaaatgaaaagtgtcTGCAGTCAAACAGAGGAGATATTTTATTCTCGCAGTGCTCCAACGGCATCTGAGCTCCACTGCGCTTACACACAAACGGAGGAAGAAGTGGATGAAGATATAGTGGACTCCCCTCCTGTCTCCCCTGTCCCACTATTGGAAGGAGCAGAGTCAGCAGACAAAATCTTGTTTTCAGGTTCCTTCCCCATCCCTGCTGACCCAGCCCGTCTGGCTGAAAGAATCCGCCGTAACAGGACGCAGCTGTCAGCCGCCTTTGACGACACAGAGTATGAACCTTACGGACTGCCGGAAGTTGTCATGAAAG GTTTTGCCGACATCCCAAGTGGTGCCTCATGTCCTTACATTGTGAGAAGAGGTTTGTTAGGGACAACTGTCGTATCTGCTCCTCAGAAAGACctgagacaggaggaggagacggatTAA
- the si:dkeyp-115e12.6 gene encoding centromere protein F isoform X2 yields the protein MSWAEEDWTVGLSGRVLQKVKELQVHQDRLSRENKQKQLQLDNIQTSLEKQTVKYEEVRGELQSAQRELQSVREESKAGVIARERLSQEFQTKQAQVCSLEGQLDASRTLNNKLNQEVKRLEAELEKLQNSSRSADTTLFSTPCWNSISPWEQNGSRKEERPGQRDEGQSRALNIRRLQFSDVPTDSLPRQQHKSTPHRHPSDQSESFSTPLAAFPWERDDTRPAGRRHSPSSPQTSSTDVINQGQSELGICGKEKDHRTVTDKSLSEMQSRVSCLEEELSVKAGTLKSIQNEMVQSKKELTARDLSLQRARDELSLAHTRMTQESERASGAEQRLKQLQEELKCQRQNAESSRLQHQQRAKELEKQHQRDLTELQKERHCLEKQHQQEVNKLNQELQQARALHNALQAQADKLSLQKQALDKELDTLKEKLKWTEKQLQDSQKKEAQTQVKLTEAVREAEGVALSLEQSRKREQGLEEEGRRLAEEKADALRLLKEIQEQKAAPAPPLQPVQFCPVGQSFSPQPSYTLHPRPSAHTKRPTATTRAEQKKEEEEGVDERRAEITASYPSDREPGEGIDSEHITVLISTESESLQRGGHRRKRNEEENKSRNEEIECDSSGMKKHSTFDHVPSSSSHSTTDVLSNTSMDETTPSLKPKQGKASEDLQRENAMLRSEIKDVREELQKRLEDLEAQRRAEAEARTRLKQLSRKHASQAVEKEEQDKEWRAELESERAETERLRKAMAALETEMKSRRELGEKKERQEQEEEKNKVLQDRESEMIELNIQMKKQLSEVKAQLALEREERKREEEERNQIMNTDIDVKKELSTKLAELEAELEELKRNRKEDSLEEEKLSVANSPLTYLTLHDDELNSNIVHCGNKLLHSPEQHLLFCQSTNQLNMLVSQATENLIQEGQTVIDPERSPLLDEGRTGQVASDLEDTRQNCMGESSLSDQQEALSDLQKCESAPSGWAKEVERLQEEKEKETERAKQYQVKLEALQSQVTRQTQQLTMAFEKQSQHISGLLAELQEKESALLSQGEELQRCKQELDAFKAEKEVKERDEKLADTIQLHPKVEKDCAVTFHTTTSLAVGDSTAQRDADQPKTVTFDAETPTPVGSEEDSEALLLGEQRPGSVDSNKTDSNHDSACVMEDVECVQDGATEDVVVELLALQQENRLLKQKMVGFTVSDTSSLALQTVSENQEDQFKQSQNAGDAVVFCLTEQRPPSEQNDITAEGQESLLQNERRRREDEGGDLKREDKRTRDEEELDEVSQLHVNHLEEQVVALQKKVRALSEKTQQQAEELVLWRLASQPTPTFDPLLPNKDNQDRSSAVRQSHSNQEQTDEMTHSQGLSPTQGIQESPGNVTVIREDEVLLSSSSNKLQGRLLFSRLQHSNLPEPKSFHSSKKTAALQEYNQDTAKIDKESEKENQEIIVLQWSDTCPTHHKEKRDNELIQMSSEKTGQQHVTKDLHKVSGLNKTKTTECHPGNPEAKPNASRATNEINTNDSSGSAVRTEMKSVCSQTEEIFYSRSAPTASELHCAYTQTEEEVDEDIVDSPPVSPVPLLEGAESADKILFSGSFPIPADPARLAERIRRNRTQLSAAFDDTEYEPYGLPEVVMKGFADIPSGASCPYIVRRGLLGTTVVSAPQKDLRQEEETD from the exons atgagttgGGCAGAGGAAGACTGGACGGTGGGACTGTCAGGACGGGTCTTGCAAAaggtgaaggagctgcaggTCCATCAAGACCGACTGTCAAGAGAGAACAAGCAAAAACAACTGCAGCTGGACAACATCCAAACTAGCCTCGAAAAACAGACTGTAAAG TATGAGGAGGTGCGTGGGGAGCTCCAGTCTGCACAGAGAGAGCTCCAGAGTGTTCGCGAGGAGTCCAAGGCGGGAGTGATCGCCAGGGAGCGCTTGTCCCAGGAGTTTCAGACCAAGCAGGCCCAAGTATGTTCTTTAGAGGGTCAGCTAGATGCTTCTCGCACTCTCAACAACAAACTCAACCAGGAAGTCAAAAG GTTGGAAGCAGAgctggagaagctgcagaaCAGCAGTAGGTCAGCAGATACAACTCTGTTTTCTACTCCCTGCTGGAATTCAATCTCTCCCTGGGAACAAAATG GGagcagaaaggaggagaggcCGGGACAGCGAGATGAAGGACAGAGCCGGGCCCTTAACATCCGA cGGCTCCAGTTCTCAGATGTGCCCACAGATTCGTTGCCACGACAACAGCACAAGAGCACACCCCACCGCCACCCGTCTGACCAATCTGAGTCCTTCTCCACTCCCTTGGCTGCGTTTCCGTGGGAACGGGATGACACGAGGCCAGCAGGCAGGAGACATTCCCCATCCTCTCCCCAGACATCCAGCACTGATGTCATCAATCAAGGCCAGTCAGAGCTGGGGATTTGTGGGAAGGAGAAGGACCACAGGACCGTGACAGACA AATCTTTATCAGAAATGCAGAGTCGTGTGTCTtgtctggaggaggagctgtctGTGAAGGCTGGGACATTGAAGTCGATTCAGAATGAAATGGTGCAAAGCAAGAAGGAGCTCACTGCCAGGGATCTCAGCCTGCAGAGAGCTCGCGACGAGCTTAGcctggcacacacacgcatgacCCAGGAGAGTGAACGG gCATCAGGAGCTGAGCAAAGGCTGAAGCAGTTACAAGAGGAGCTAAAGTGTCAGAGGCAAAATGCAGAGAGCAGCCGACTGCAACACCAACAGCGCGCTAAGGAGCTGGAGAAACAACATCAGAGG GACTTGACAGAGCTTCAGAAGGAGAGGCACTGTCTGGAGAAGCAGCATCAGCAGGAGGTGAATAAGCTCAACCAGGAGCTCCAGCAGGCCAGGGCGCTCCACAATGCCCTGCAGGCCCAGGCTGACAAG TTGTCTCTACAGAAACAAGCATTGGACAAAGAGTTGGACACgctgaaagagaaactgaagtgGACggagaaacagctgcaggaTAGCCAGAAGAAAGAAGCACAGACACAAGTCAAACTGACG GAGGCAGTGCGCGAGGCGGAGGGTGTGGCACTGAGTCTggagcagagcaggaagagggagcAAGGTCtagaagaagaggggaggagactgGCAGAGGAGAAAGCCGACGCCCTGCGTCTCCTCAAAGAAATACAGG AGCAAAAAGCTGCACCAGCACCCCCTCTACAACCCGTGCAGTTTTGCCCTGTTGGCCAGAGTTTCTCCCCTCAGCCTTCTTACACTCTTCATCCTCGACCGTCAGCTCACACCAAGAGGCCCACCGCTACCACCCGAGCAGAgcagaagaaggaagaggaagagggcgTGGATGAAAGGAGGGCAGAGATTACAGCATCTTACCCTTCTGACAGAGAGCCAGGAGAAGGCATTGACTCTGAACACATCACTGTCCTTATCTCCACAGAGTCTGAGAGTTTACAAAGGGGaggacacagaagaaaaagaaacgagGAAGAGAACAAGAGCAGAAATGAGGAGATAGAGTGTGATAGCTCTGGGATGAAGAAGCACTCCACATTTGATCATGTACCCTCAAGTTCCTCTCATTCTACTACTGATGTTCTCAGCAACACCTCTATGGACGAAACGACACCTTCGCTCAAGCCCAAGCAGGGCAAAGCCTCCGAAGACCTCCAGAGGGAGAATGCCATGCTGCGTTCAGAGATAAAAGATGTGCGTGAAGAACTCCAGAAACGACTGGAGGACCTTGAAGCCCAACGACGGGCTGAGGCAGAAGCCAGGACCCGGCTCAAACAGCTCAGCCGCAAACATGCCAGCCAGGCTGTGGAGAAGGAGGAACAAGACAAGGAATggagagcagagctggagagTGAGAGGGCTGAGACAGAGAGGTTGAGGAAGGCCATGGCTGCTttggagacagagatgaagagcagaAGGGAGTTaggagaaaagaaggagagacaggagcaggaggaggagaaaaacaaagtgctacaagacagagagagtgaaatgaTAGAGCTCAATATCCAGATGAAGAAACAGCTATCAGAGGTGAAAGCCCAGTTGGCTTTAGAacgagaggagagaaagagagaggaagaggagaggaaccAAATAATGAACACAGACATAGATGTAAAGAAGGAGCTGAGCACAAAACTGGCAGAACTTGAAGCTGAATTGGAAGAATTAAAGCGCAACAGAAAAGAAGACTCACTGGAAGAGGAGAAACTCTCAGTTGCCAACAGTCCGCTGACATACCTGACTCTCCATGATGATGAGCTCAACTCCAACATTGTTCACTGTGGCAACAAACTCCTCCATTCTCCAGAGCAGCACCTCCTCTTCTGCCAGTCCACCAACCAACTCAACATGCTTGTTTCTCAGGCGACAGAAAATCTTATTCAAGAAGGTCAAACAGTGATAGATCCTGAACGTTCACCTCTGCTAGATGAGGGGCGAACAGGTCAAGTGGCCTCTGACCTGGAAGACACCAGACAAAACTGTATGGGAGAGTCTTCTCTGTCAGACCAGCAAGAAGCTCTTTCTGACCTCCAGAAATGTGAGTCTGCCCCCTCAGGTTGGGCAAAAGAGGTGGAGCgtctgcaggaggagaaagaaaaggagacagaacGTGCTAAGCAGTACCAGGTTAAACTAGAGGCCCTGCAGAGCCAG gtGACACGTCAGACACAGCAGCTAACCATGGCCTTTGAGAAGCAGAGTCAGCACATCTCAGGCCTTCTAGCTGAGCTACAGGAGAAGGAGAGTGCCCTCCTCAGCCAGGGAGAGGAACTGCAGCGATGCAAACAAGAGCTGGATGCATTCAAGGCTGAAAAAGAggtcaaagagagagatgagaagtTGGCGGACACCATACAGCTCCATCCGAAGGTGGAAAAGGACTGCGCTGTCACCTTTCACACTACAACCTCACTGGCAGTCGGTGACTCTACTGCACAGAGAGATGCAGATCAACCAAAGACTGTGACATTTGATGCTGAAACACCAACACCTGTTGGCAGTGAAGAAGACAGTGAAGCACTATTGTTAGGGGAACAGCGTCCAGGCTCTGTAGACTCAAACAAGACTGACAGTAACCATGACTCCGCTTGTGTAATGGAAGACGTTGAGTGCGTTCAAGATGGAGCAACAGAAGACGTGGTTGTAGAACTGCTCGCTCTGCAACAGGAGAATCGgctgctgaaacaaaaaatgGTAGGCTTCACCGTCTCAGACACCAGCAGCCTGGCATTACAGACTGTAAGTGAAAACCAAGAAGATCAATTCAAGCAAAGCCAAAACGCAGGAGATGCTGTTGTGTTCTGCTTGACGGAGCAGAGGCCACCTAGTGAGCAGAATGACATCACCGCTGAGGGCCAGGAGTCGCTACTGCAGaatgagaggagaaggagggaagatgaaggaggagattTAAAAAGGGAAGATAAAAGGACAAGGGATGAAGAAGAGCTGGATGAAGTATCTCAGCTTCATGTCAACCACCTAGAGGAACAG GTGGTGGCACTGCAGAAGAAGGTTCGGGCTCTCTCTGAGAAGACCCAGCAGCAAGCTGAGGAGCTTGTACTGTGGAGACTGGCCTCCCAACCAACTCCAACATTTGACCCGTTGCTTCCCAACAAAGATAACCAGGACAGGAGCTCTGCTGTCAGACAATCCCACTCAAACCAGGAGCAGACTGATGAGATGACCCACAGCCAGGGTCTGTCGCCCACACAGGGTATTCAGGAGAGCCCTGGTAATGTAACAGTCATCAGAGAAGATGAGgtactcctctcctcctcttccaacAAGCTGCAGGGCCGCCTGTTATTCTCCAG actgcagcacagcaacCTTCCTGAACCAAAGAGTTTCCACTCCTCTAAAAAGACTGCAGCACTTCAGGAATACAATCAGGACACTGCCAAGATCGacaag gaatctgaaaaagaaaaccaggAGATCATCGTATTACAATGGTCAGATACCTGTCCAACACatcacaaagaaaagagagacaatgAACTCATCCAAATGTCATCAGAGAAAACGGGTCAACAACACGTTACCAAAGATCTCCATAAAGTCTCAGGGCTAAATAAGACCAAAACAACAGAGTGTCACCCAGGGAATCCTGAAGCCAAACCCAACGCTTCCAGAGCAACTAATGAAATAAACACCAATGATTCTTCAGGCAGCGCTGTtaggacagaaatgaaaagtgtcTGCAGTCAAACAGAGGAGATATTTTATTCTCGCAGTGCTCCAACGGCATCTGAGCTCCACTGCGCTTACACACAAACGGAGGAAGAAGTGGATGAAGATATAGTGGACTCCCCTCCTGTCTCCCCTGTCCCACTATTGGAAGGAGCAGAGTCAGCAGACAAAATCTTGTTTTCAGGTTCCTTCCCCATCCCTGCTGACCCAGCCCGTCTGGCTGAAAGAATCCGCCGTAACAGGACGCAGCTGTCAGCCGCCTTTGACGACACAGAGTATGAACCTTACGGACTGCCGGAAGTTGTCATGAAAG GTTTTGCCGACATCCCAAGTGGTGCCTCATGTCCTTACATTGTGAGAAGAGGTTTGTTAGGGACAACTGTCGTATCTGCTCCTCAGAAAGACctgagacaggaggaggagacggatTAA